The genomic segment CCGATCGCCCCTACAATGGTGACAAGAACCACAATAGCACCGATGAATAAAATTTGACCTAAATCATCCCAATCATGACCTAAAAATGTCATCACAAGGAAACTAAGGGAAAATAGTGCCGAACCAATACAATAATAACAAGCGGTTTGTAATTCAAAGGCGAGAACATACATTAAATAACCGCTAAAGGTGGCCATGGCAAAGCTAAGGGCGAGAATCAGTAACCAACTATTAGCCTCTAATTTCTGTCTTAATTTTTTCTGATTTTCTGAAGAAATTCCGAGGGGGGCTAGGGATAAAATACCCATGGTAAGATAGCCTAACATACCAAATACACTAAGGGGAGGGCCTGTTTTCCCTGCAGGATCGAGGGGATAGGCGTAGGCACTATCTAAGACAGTACCACAAGCCCCCGCTTCTTCTCCTGTGCAAACAACTTCTCCTCCACTTAGGGAGGTTATGGTTAAGTATGAGGTTAATATAAGACCCACAAGGGCGATCGCACCTATAATCAAACGTGAATGTTTTTGTATCCACGGTACATTGCGACGACGACGAATCATAATATTTTCTATATATTTTATTTAGATCTGAATTTTAGCAATTATTTTTAATTTCAGGTTTCAGGTGTCAGGTTTCAGGTTGCAGGATAACAATTGTCCATTCTCAATTGTCCATTGTCCATTGTTTTTCGGGCTTTTTTGCCACAACTTCCCCTGCCGCTTCCACAAATTGAGATACCCTAGTAGGGTCAATGGTTTCATTTATATCACCCTTTCTCTTAATCGAACTTGCCACAATCACTCCATCGGCAAATCCCATCAATTCACTAATATTATCTATGTCTGCACCACTACCGATTAATACAGGAGTACCCTTAGCCGCCTGTTGAGCCAGTTCCAAATCTTCAAGATTGGGGGGTAAACCCGTTGCCCAACCTGATAAAATAACAGCATCGGCCAATCCCCTTTCGATGGTATCTTTTACCGCACTGGTTAAATTAGGAGTACCTAAAGGACGAGCGTGTTTGACCAAAACATCAGCAAAAATGGCTATATCCTGCCCTAATTCTCGGCGGTAGCGCTGGATTTCATGGGCTTTACCCTCTATCAAACCTTGATCCGTTGCCATGACTCCCGTATAGACATTGACTCTGATAAACTTTGCTCCCACACAAGAGGCGATCGCCAATGCCGTCATGGCATCATTACGTAAAACATTTAAACCAATGGGTAAAGTAACCAAACTCATGATGCGATCAACTATCAGTGTCATGGCGCTTACCACCGCAGGATCTACTTTATCCTTAGTAAAGGGAGCATCAAAAAAATTTTCGATGATAATGCCATCAACACCCCCCGCCGCCAGCGCTGTGGCTTCTTGCTCCGCTCTTTCCATTACCGCTTGTAAGTTGCCCCCCCAACGGGCAGAAGTAGGCAAAGGTAATAGATGTACAACTCCTATGATGGGGTTTTTTTTGCCAAATATTTGTTCAGTTATCATAAAAATTTAATATATTGTCTGTCCTTCTAAGCCGAAGTAGAGTCAGATTTATTTATCTTCTTAGCAAGTTATTATTTTAATGGTGCGTGGTAACTTAGCCAAATATTTCTCACTGTGTCTCGGGCGAAATAAAAATTAACTTGATAGAATAAAGTGCATTGTATTTTTATTATTTATAGACAATAATCTATCGATGATCTCACAATCATTTAATTTTCCATGGTTATCTTCCCGTGGACTGAAACTTTTATCTTTATTTTTGGCTTCTTATTTTAGTATTATTTTGTGGGCTGGGTGGACAACTCCTGTTTTTTCGCAAAATACCACGGAAATTAGGGCAGTTTGGCTTACTACCAGTGACAGTGATACTTTATTTGATCGTCCGAAGATGCAAGAGGCGATCGCCAATTTGGCTTCCATCAATTTTAATACTATTTATCCTGTGGTGTGGAATTCGGGTTATGCCCTTTATCCTAGTACAGTGGCACAACGGGCAGGGATACAGCCTTTTGTCCATAGGGGATTTCAAGGACAAGAGCCTTTAGGGGAATTAATACAAGAAGCCCATCGTCATCGATTGTTGGTGTTACCATGGTTTGAGTTTGGTTTTATGGCGCCCCCTACCTCAGAATTAGCCCTCAAGCATCCTAGTTGGTTAACCCAAGCCCAAGATGGTAGTCAAACCACTAACAGTGCGGCGGGGCAGGTAGTTTGGCTTAATCCTTTCCATCCTGAGGTGCAAAAATTTATCACCGATTTGGTATTGGAGGTGGTTAACCGTTATGACATTGATGGTATTCAGTTTGATGATCATTTGGCATTACCTGTTACCCTTGGTTATGATTCCTATACGAGAAATCTTTATCGACAAGAGACAAACCAAAATCCTCCTACTAATTTTCGGGATGGGGCCTGGATGCGCTGGCGGGCGGATAAAATAACTCAGTTTGTGGCTCAACTTGATCAAAAAATCAAGGCCAGAAAACCCAATGCCATTCTTTCTATTTCCCCTAATCCTTATCCTACGGCGTATAATTCTTTTTTACAGGATTGGTTAGATTGGGTGCGTAAGGATTTAATTGATGAGTTGATTGTTCAAGTATATCGTGAGGATTTTACGGCCTTTTATCGGACAATCACAGGGGCTGAAATTTGGGAAGCTAAGGCAAAGATACCTGTTGGTATTGGAATTTTAACGGGTTTGGGTAATCGCATTACACCCATCGAATTTATTCGGGATAAAACCTTGGCGGTGCGACGACAAAGATTGGGAGTAGCTTTCTTTTTCTATGGTAGTCTTTGGAATCGTACTCCTGAATTAAAGGCGGAAAGAAAGTCTGGTTTCCGTGCTTTATTTGCCAATGAAGCCCATCGCACTGTGACTATTAATTAACCTTTGTTGGTGATTTTTCAATATGGTAGGGGACGTACCATGGTACGTCCGTACGGCTAGGAGATAAGGAGTACGAGAGATGGGGAGTAAAGGTACAATACTTCAATTATTCATTGTCAATTGTCAATTATTCAAGCCTTTACAAGACTATGAATTTTATCCCGAATTCAAGTGAATTAGGAATTTTGATTGTGGGATTGAATGGCGTTAATAACGGTATCGTGGATTATGCCGTTGGTGACTACTACCCCACGGTTATCATTCATTTTGGAGGCGGTGGCAAAGTCTAGGGGTTTACCGTACATATCGCTAACTTTTCCCCCTGCTTCTTCTACAACGATCGCCCCGGCGGCATGATCCCAAATATTTTCTCTATAATTAGGATACTTTGGAGATGGTAGGCGTAAATAAAGGGCGGCTTCTCCTGAGGAAACGATGCCATATTTGGCTTGAGAATCAACTCGCACGGATTCGCTGGTAATACCTACGGATTGGGCAATGGTATTTTGTAAGGATTGATTACCGTGACTGGCTTCTACGCTTTCGACAAAACGAAAACGACTCACATCTTCTTTATCTACTACTTTCTGTTTAATCATTTCACCCCCTGCTATGGGCATTCTATAAGCCCCTTTTCCCCTTTCGGCGACAAATAGCCATCCTGTTTCCCCTTGGCTTAATTTGAGGGCAGGGCAACCCAATAAACCTAATTTTACTTCTCCTTCCACAATAAGGGCAAGGGCGATCGCATATTGATCTTGACGTAAAAACCCTTTTGTGCCATCAATGGGGTCTAATGTCCAAAAACAGTCCCCTACTTTACCGTTTCCATAGTCAATCCATTGTAAAACTTCATCGGTGGTGGCAGAGGGAATAATATTTTTTACATAATCTGTGATTTTGTTGATGGTATCCCCTGATTCTGGTTTTCTTAACTCCGTGGCATCTTCTTCGCCCACAATGGGTATATTAGGAAAAGTCTCTTTCAATGCCTTACAAATTAAGGCCTGAGAGCCAAAATCGGCTACGGTAACGGGGCTTTTATCTTCTTTTTCAATGGCTTGGGGAATGTTTTTCCTCACTTCTTCACAAAGTTTTGATGCTTGTTGAATAGATGCGATCGCAATTTCTTTGAGTAAATTATAATTCATTGAATGTAGTAAATTATTAATATGTGTTTAATAATTATTAACCATAATTGTTCACCATTTCTAACAAAATAATCATGAATGGGGATTTAAAATAGTGAAAAGGTCTTTTTTATAATAGTGGTTTTTTGTCCTTAAATTTATATCCTATTTTTTAAAATTAACAGTTAAGGATCAGTAAAATAAAGAGTATTCCTTGTTTAATGGATTGTAGTTTGATTATTTTACCTATTTAGATTTTTTTGTTTTATGTATTTTTTTTGGTCACTAATTTTATCTTTGTTTACCATTAATTTTTTTTTAGCATACTTTTTTGTTAAGGAAAAAAAGGAACGACTCATCTTAAAACACAAACTCGATTTAAAGTCCTATCAAGCTCTATCTTTTCAAGAGGAAAATGACTCCCTAAGTAAAAAATATCATTATCAACATACAGTTATCCAAGAATCAAAGAATATTGCCCTCATAAAAAGTCCGTATTACTATAGCCATATTTTAAAAATAATTGGTAATTTATTGAATATTAATCACTGTTATTATTTTAAGTATAATTCCACGGAAAATTGTTTTAAATTAAAATATATTGATGGTTGGAACAAGAAAAAATATAAAAATTTAGTTATTAATAATAGTGGGAATAATGAATTAGCTTATCTTTGGAAATCTCCCTATAGTTATCTTATTGTTGATAACTTAAAACAAGAAATTAAATTAAATTTTATTTTTCCCCTTGAAGAAAATAACTTAGTTTCCATGGCAATGTTTGCCGTAATTCATCCTGAAAGTAAGGAAAAACTAGGTATATTAGGTTTTTATAGTTCACAGCCAAATACTTTTGATGATGATGTTGTTAATTTAATTAGTGATTTAGTTGTATTATTACAGCAAAATGCTAGTTTTATTAGGGATAATAATATATTCTATTTACTAGAACAAAGTAATAATTTTAATGATTATGGTATCGTTATTATTGATGCTCAAAAAGTTAATTATCCTATCGTATATGTTAATAATTATTTTTTGAAATTAACAGGGTATAGTAGAAATAGTATTTTAGGAAAAAATTATCTTTCTTTTTTCGATAAAAATTTTCAAAAATACGGTTTACGTAATTTAGAAAGTGCGATCGCCCTTGGACAAGAAACAAGAGTTATTATTGAAAAAAAACGTGAAAATAATACTACCTACTGGGGAGAAATTAAATTATATCCTATTTATAATCAAGAAATTTTAACTAATTTTATCATCATTGAAAAAGATGTTACGGAACAGTATCACGATCAAATATCTTTTAATATTCAAACGGGACAATCTAATCTTTTTGAACAAAAATTACAGAAAATCAACCAAATAAATTATAACCTAAATAATGAGCTTAATAATAATTTACAGGAATGTTTAATTAATGCTTGTAATATTTTGGGCATGAAAATAGGGGTAATTATGGAATTATCTGAATATAAATCATTCATCGTTAGTCAATACTTTTCTTTTTCAGATACTATATTTTTTGACCAAGATAATTCTTTAATTAATATTCTTTCCCAAGAAGTATGTTATCAAAAAGATACCCTTTATAATGGCTTATCAATTCATTTTAATTCCCTCACAGAAAATAATTTTATTAACAACTTTCGGGTAACAAATTATTTAGCTACTCCTATTTGGATTAATGGTAAAATTTATGGCACAATTCACCTTTTTGATACCGAAGATAATGTACATTTTTTTAGGGAACAAAAATACTTATTAGAGGCGATCGCCCATAACATTGGAAAAGTAATTGTTGCCGAAGAAAAAGAATTAGAAAAAGAACATATTAGAGTCGCCTTAGAAGAAAGTCAAGAAAGATTAAAAGGGGTATTATTTTCCCTAGAAGATGTAATTTGGTCAATCCATCCTCAAACATTACAATTAATTTATATTAATACAGCAGCAACCATATTATATGAGTGTGAATTATCATTATTTTTTCAAAAAAGATGTTTTTGGTTAGAATTAGTACATCCTGAAGATAAAGAAAGAGTCAAGGATTATTATAGTAAAATATTAAACATTGCGATCTTAGATAATGATATTAATAGCCATGATATAGAATATCGTATAATCTCTTGCAATGGAGAGGAAAAATATGTAAGAGATCGAGCTTATTTAGTATTTGATGACCGTGATAATATCATTAGAATTGACGGTATAATAACCGATATAAGCAAAAAATATTTAACCCAAAAAGCCCTCAAAAAAAGTCAACAAGAATTACAACTAATCTTTGACTTAGCCCCCATTGGAATGATGATTACCGATGAAAAAGGCGTTATTCAAAAAACAAACAATTCCTTATCTAAACTATTAAATTATTCCGCCACAGAATTAATTGATAAACACGAAAAAATACTATACCATCCCGACGATATTTCTAAAAATTATTTCTTTCTACAAAATATTCTTAAAAGTAATCAAAAACAACATAGTCAAGAAAGAAGATATATCAGCAAAAATGGCACAGTAATTCATAGTATTGTTGATATTACCATTTTGCGTAATAGTCAGGGAGAAATTTTACAACTAATTCAACAAATCGTTGACATTTCCGAAATTAAAAATATGCAAGAGCAAATCTTACATAATAGTATGTACGATAGCTTAACAGGATTAGCCAATCGTTTTCTATTAATCGATAGACTCGCCCAAACCCTTAAAAGGTGCAATCGTAATCCTAGCGAATTATGTGCCATACTACTAATAGACATTGATAACTTTAAAAAAGTAAACGATACCATCGGACACCATATTGGAGATAAACTTTTAGCAACCATTGGTGGCAAAATAGCATCCTGTGTAAGCGAAAAAGATACCGTTGCCCGTGTCAGCGCCGATGAATTTGCTATTCTCCTCGAGGATTTAGAATCCTCTAACCAAGCCCGAAAAATAGCCGAAACCATCATTAATATTTGTGATACTAACTATCATCTTGAAAATAACTATATAGCTTCTTCTGTAAGTATTGGTATTACATTAAGTTCCATTGGTTATAAAAATGCCGAAGAAATGATAAGGGATGCAGATTTAACCATGCACCAAGCCAAAACCATGGGCAAAAATTGTTATCAATTATTTAAGCCTATTATGCACACAGAATTAGTCGAAAAACTACAACTAGAATCTTATCTCAGACAAGCATTAGAAAATGACGAATTAGAATTATTTTATCAACCAATCATTGATTTAAAAATAGGAAAAATAGCAGGTTTTGAAGCCTTAATTCGTTGGTTTAATCCCACCCTAGGATTTATTTCCCCAGTAAAATTTATTCCCCTTGCCGAAGAAAATGGTTTAATTATTTCCTTAGGAGATTGGATATTTCGCACGGCTGCCCGTCAAGGTAAAATATGGGAAGATAAATATCCCCATCTTAATTTATCCATTGCCATTAATGTTTCTAGTAAACAACTATTAGAGGATGATTTTTTGTTAAAAATAGATCATTTTTTAATGGAAACAGGGGTTAATCCTAATAGACTTAAATTAGAAATTACGGAAAGTGTTTTGATGGATAATTTCCACACTGCTAAATATATTCTTGATAATATTCAACATCGTAATTTAAAAATATCTTTGGATGATTTTGGCACGGGTTATTCATCCTTGAGTTATTTACATACTTTACCTTTTAATATTCTTAAAATTGATCGAGCTTTTATTGAGTCTATTAATGGTAAAACCCCTCGTAATGCTATTGTGGAAGCCATTGTATCTTTAGCTCATAATTTATCCCTTGATGTGATTGCCGAAGGGATTGAGTTACCTATTCAGGAGCAAATTTTAAGGGATATGGGTTGCGATTATGGTCAAGGCTATTATTATTCTAAACCCATGGGAGCTTCTTTAGCGGATTCTTTTATTGAAAAATGGAGTCGTGACCATGGGGAAATGATAGATAATGGATAATGGGTACTCCACCAGTTTAGAATTGAGATCAAATTTAGATAACTCGTTATCAATAGATTTTATCCTCGCAGTTGTCTCACCTTGTAATGAATTACTACCATTATAATTGCCATGATATAACAACTATGGTTAAAATAGTAGGGTTGTGTAAATGTAAAAATTTAAGTATAAATATTATTTAAAAGATATGGCAGTACCAAAGAAGAAAACGTCTAAATCAAAAAGAGATCAACGCAAGGCACATTGGAAAAGAAAAGCTAAATTCCAAGCGGAGAAAGCCTTATCTTTAGGTAAATCTGTTTTAACTGGTAACTCCAACAGTTTTGTTTATCCTACCAAGGATGAAGAGGAAACCGAAGAGTAAGAATATTTCACCGAGAAATAAAGGGGTAATTTTACCCCCTTTTTTTATGCCATGGTTATGGCAGTGGTAATAGCCCAAGCATCGATTAAGAGTAAAAAGAAGGTAAAACCAAGGAGAAAAAAATACATCCAAGGTTGTGCAAGGGGATATATATCGGTGGTGTCAATGCCTGTTTTACTTTGTACTATGCGCACCATTTTGGCAAATCCCGCCACTCGCATGGGTAATAAATAAGCGCGATCGCCCTTATCCGTGGTAAAGTAATATACCATACCCCCTTGTCCTGTGGTACGCATTTTTAAGGCTTTTATTTCTTTCCATGGCAAATTCCAACCCCTACGCCAAATGAGTTTGGCCCATTTAGGATATGTAACCCTAATTCCTTCTTCGTCTAAAATTACCCTTTCTGTCATTACGGTATAAACTAAAAAAGCCCCAATGACTAAACCTAGCCAAAATAACCATTGAGGAATGGGCAAGGTTGTGGTTTTAGCTAAAAAGGGTAAGGGAGTAGTTAGGGCAAAATATAAACTTAGTAAAGTAATTCTAATTAGAGGAGAGATGGGAAAAATATTTTTAGTAGAATTATTTTCATTCATGGAATATTTTAAAAATGCAGATATTAAACTCAATTATACTGTCTATCTTATTCCCCATTCCCCAAATAATTTATCGATTTAAATAGGGTTGAATTACTTGATTTTTTTCATTTTCCGAGATTAACCAATAGCTAAGACGATATTCCCATGGTTGACTAGCGCGCCCGGGTAGGAGGGTAGTATTAAAACCATTTTGCTCTAATCCTTTAGCAAAAGACATCAGGGTTATAATTTCTCCGTTGGTTAAGTTGGTATCAACGTTTTTGTCCACCACTTTTAAAATTTGAGGTAATCTAACAATAACCATGGGAGATTGTAATTTATTTTTAATGGCTTCTAATATAATTTGTTGTCTTTTTACCCTACCAATATCCCCCAAATTATCTCCCCTATATCTTACAAATTGTTCTGCTTGATCTCCATTCAATATCTGTTGTCCTTCCTTTAGGTTAATATATAATCCCTGGGTGCGATCGGTATATTCCATATCCATGGGTACATAAACATCAACGCCCCCCACCGCATCAACTAATTCCTGAAAAGATTCTGTGGTGATGCGTACATATCTATTAACAGGAACATCATTGAGGTTATTTTGTAATACCCTAATGGTTAAATCAATTCCGCCGATGGCGTTAGCCGCATTAATCTTATCCCAACTACCATTAGGAAATCTAACCCTAGTATCCCGAGGAATAGATAACATACTTAAACTATCATTACTAGGATCTAAGCGGACTAATAACATAGTATCACTACGGGCGGAAAATCGTTGCTCGGAATTTGCATCAACTCCTGGTTGAATGTCAACCCCCATGACTAATATATTAACGGGTTGTTGTAGTTTTCTTTGCCATAAAGCACTTAAACCAGCTTGTCTGACTCCGTCTATTTTTTGCCAAATTGCGTCTAAATTAAAGGGCAATGGGCTATTTAACGCCACTGACATTCCCACCATAGCGGAAAGCCCTGCGGTTAAAATTAGGGTACTTCCCCACACTATACCTTTTATCACGGGTGATTTTTTTTTACTTTTTCTTGCCACAGATGGATACCTATTAGATATGAATCATCATTATTTTTTTGTACTCTAAGAAGGGAATGGGATTTTGAATATATAGAGATGCTTTAACAAGAATAATGGTAACATTTTCTTCAATTGTTA from the Cyanobacterium stanieri LEGE 03274 genome contains:
- the btpA gene encoding photosystem I biogenesis protein BtpA codes for the protein MITEQIFGKKNPIIGVVHLLPLPTSARWGGNLQAVMERAEQEATALAAGGVDGIIIENFFDAPFTKDKVDPAVVSAMTLIVDRIMSLVTLPIGLNVLRNDAMTALAIASCVGAKFIRVNVYTGVMATDQGLIEGKAHEIQRYRRELGQDIAIFADVLVKHARPLGTPNLTSAVKDTIERGLADAVILSGWATGLPPNLEDLELAQQAAKGTPVLIGSGADIDNISELMGFADGVIVASSIKRKGDINETIDPTRVSQFVEAAGEVVAKKPEKQWTMDN
- a CDS encoding 3'(2'),5'-bisphosphate nucleotidase produces the protein MNYNLLKEIAIASIQQASKLCEEVRKNIPQAIEKEDKSPVTVADFGSQALICKALKETFPNIPIVGEEDATELRKPESGDTINKITDYVKNIIPSATTDEVLQWIDYGNGKVGDCFWTLDPIDGTKGFLRQDQYAIALALIVEGEVKLGLLGCPALKLSQGETGWLFVAERGKGAYRMPIAGGEMIKQKVVDKEDVSRFRFVESVEASHGNQSLQNTIAQSVGITSESVRVDSQAKYGIVSSGEAALYLRLPSPKYPNYRENIWDHAAGAIVVEEAGGKVSDMYGKPLDFATASKMNDNRGVVVTNGIIHDTVINAIQSHNQNS
- a CDS encoding family 10 glycosylhydrolase, whose amino-acid sequence is MISQSFNFPWLSSRGLKLLSLFLASYFSIILWAGWTTPVFSQNTTEIRAVWLTTSDSDTLFDRPKMQEAIANLASINFNTIYPVVWNSGYALYPSTVAQRAGIQPFVHRGFQGQEPLGELIQEAHRHRLLVLPWFEFGFMAPPTSELALKHPSWLTQAQDGSQTTNSAAGQVVWLNPFHPEVQKFITDLVLEVVNRYDIDGIQFDDHLALPVTLGYDSYTRNLYRQETNQNPPTNFRDGAWMRWRADKITQFVAQLDQKIKARKPNAILSISPNPYPTAYNSFLQDWLDWVRKDLIDELIVQVYREDFTAFYRTITGAEIWEAKAKIPVGIGILTGLGNRITPIEFIRDKTLAVRRQRLGVAFFFYGSLWNRTPELKAERKSGFRALFANEAHRTVTIN
- a CDS encoding LCP family protein, whose product is MIKGIVWGSTLILTAGLSAMVGMSVALNSPLPFNLDAIWQKIDGVRQAGLSALWQRKLQQPVNILVMGVDIQPGVDANSEQRFSARSDTMLLVRLDPSNDSLSMLSIPRDTRVRFPNGSWDKINAANAIGGIDLTIRVLQNNLNDVPVNRYVRITTESFQELVDAVGGVDVYVPMDMEYTDRTQGLYINLKEGQQILNGDQAEQFVRYRGDNLGDIGRVKRQQIILEAIKNKLQSPMVIVRLPQILKVVDKNVDTNLTNGEIITLMSFAKGLEQNGFNTTLLPGRASQPWEYRLSYWLISENEKNQVIQPYLNR
- a CDS encoding EAL domain-containing protein; its protein translation is MYFFWSLILSLFTINFFLAYFFVKEKKERLILKHKLDLKSYQALSFQEENDSLSKKYHYQHTVIQESKNIALIKSPYYYSHILKIIGNLLNINHCYYFKYNSTENCFKLKYIDGWNKKKYKNLVINNSGNNELAYLWKSPYSYLIVDNLKQEIKLNFIFPLEENNLVSMAMFAVIHPESKEKLGILGFYSSQPNTFDDDVVNLISDLVVLLQQNASFIRDNNIFYLLEQSNNFNDYGIVIIDAQKVNYPIVYVNNYFLKLTGYSRNSILGKNYLSFFDKNFQKYGLRNLESAIALGQETRVIIEKKRENNTTYWGEIKLYPIYNQEILTNFIIIEKDVTEQYHDQISFNIQTGQSNLFEQKLQKINQINYNLNNELNNNLQECLINACNILGMKIGVIMELSEYKSFIVSQYFSFSDTIFFDQDNSLINILSQEVCYQKDTLYNGLSIHFNSLTENNFINNFRVTNYLATPIWINGKIYGTIHLFDTEDNVHFFREQKYLLEAIAHNIGKVIVAEEKELEKEHIRVALEESQERLKGVLFSLEDVIWSIHPQTLQLIYINTAATILYECELSLFFQKRCFWLELVHPEDKERVKDYYSKILNIAILDNDINSHDIEYRIISCNGEEKYVRDRAYLVFDDRDNIIRIDGIITDISKKYLTQKALKKSQQELQLIFDLAPIGMMITDEKGVIQKTNNSLSKLLNYSATELIDKHEKILYHPDDISKNYFFLQNILKSNQKQHSQERRYISKNGTVIHSIVDITILRNSQGEILQLIQQIVDISEIKNMQEQILHNSMYDSLTGLANRFLLIDRLAQTLKRCNRNPSELCAILLIDIDNFKKVNDTIGHHIGDKLLATIGGKIASCVSEKDTVARVSADEFAILLEDLESSNQARKIAETIINICDTNYHLENNYIASSVSIGITLSSIGYKNAEEMIRDADLTMHQAKTMGKNCYQLFKPIMHTELVEKLQLESYLRQALENDELELFYQPIIDLKIGKIAGFEALIRWFNPTLGFISPVKFIPLAEENGLIISLGDWIFRTAARQGKIWEDKYPHLNLSIAINVSSKQLLEDDFLLKIDHFLMETGVNPNRLKLEITESVLMDNFHTAKYILDNIQHRNLKISLDDFGTGYSSLSYLHTLPFNILKIDRAFIESINGKTPRNAIVEAIVSLAHNLSLDVIAEGIELPIQEQILRDMGCDYGQGYYYSKPMGASLADSFIEKWSRDHGEMIDNG
- a CDS encoding vitamin K epoxide reductase family protein — protein: MIRRRRNVPWIQKHSRLIIGAIALVGLILTSYLTITSLSGGEVVCTGEEAGACGTVLDSAYAYPLDPAGKTGPPLSVFGMLGYLTMGILSLAPLGISSENQKKLRQKLEANSWLLILALSFAMATFSGYLMYVLAFELQTACYYCIGSALFSLSFLVMTFLGHDWDDLGQILFIGAIVVLVTIVGAIG
- the rpmF gene encoding 50S ribosomal protein L32, with the translated sequence MAVPKKKTSKSKRDQRKAHWKRKAKFQAEKALSLGKSVLTGNSNSFVYPTKDEEETEE